The Clarias gariepinus isolate MV-2021 ecotype Netherlands chromosome 3, CGAR_prim_01v2, whole genome shotgun sequence DNA window CGACATGGAGTCTCAGAAGGCATACACACTTCAGTGGAGCACATAAAGTAAATCTattgaaaagaaaggaaaatttagcaggggagaaaaaaaaaagtgtattttatatataaataaataaacccctTGGTAATACTGTACCTCCTCATTGATGTATTTTTGAGTGGTCACATTCATGAACTGGAAAGCTGCTACCCTAAAGCGGCGCTGGTGAGATGACTGTGGCATGTCCAGAACATGGAGGAACGAAGATTGTACAGAGGCAAGACCAGGGTTAGGACACCTGCAGAGAAAAGTCATCCTCCTTATAGTAACATTTGGTCCTTGGAGACAGCTAACTTTGGTGCACACAGCAATATTTAGCTTACAGGTGCACCTGCACAAAACCATttttccgaaaaaaaaaaagctgggatTCCACTCAGCACAGTAGAAAAGATTTAAAGTCTTACGAGACAACCATGGGTAAAAGTTAATTACAAAAGATATAAATTGTCCTTACTATGCACAACACTTGTGCATTTTcttaattcattcatctttgcACTCCTACCCCTGAAGGCAACATGGCCTCATCTTTAAGGCCTATAATTTAAATTACTGTACACCCAAACCTACCCTTCATATAGCAGAACCAAGGCGTTCGTAGCAGATCGTGTGTAGGCTACACAGTAGTTTACTATGAGTGTTGCTTCAGGTTTTGGGGAATTTAGTCGCACCTCCAGGTACAATGGTTTACCCAGGAGAACCTTCAAGGGCAGATGACCATTTGCCAAGAATGAAGAGAAAGTATCATCTGAATAGAAAAGAGATGGACCTTTTAATTACAATTTCAGCTTGTATAACCTTACTGTATAAGCAATTCATCATTCATGAACAGGtaattggggggaaaaaataaataaatatggaaacCAAGGATTCAGCACTGCAAGAGTACAATACCATCTGCAATCCTGAGCTGAACTCCATATAGTCCACCAGATTGCACAGAGGGCGGCATGCTTGGGCTCATCACCATGTAGCCAGCAGTTGCCCTCATCATTGTTGAACTGATCTTTGAGTAGCGACACTCGACCATCAGCCTAAATTTCATGGCataacaacattaaaaccaaattgaaggttaactttttaaaagaagtcTTTACGTGCACCAACACCTGCCTGACAGGGTGATCTCGGGTGATGATGCCATACTTCAAGTTAAGTGCTCTGATGGCGGTCCGTACTTCAGCCATGTAAATGGTGGTGTCACCAATATTCTGGTTTTTAGGGGGAAAGAAACTCAAATTGGCCTTCGTTACCTTCATTAATTGAGAAAAGCATCTAACAAAACTTACATAAGTCTTTGTCCCACATTCGGTCACTGAGAACTTGAAGGTGGCGAATTCGTCTGTAGCAAGGATGGGTTTACAGGGCTCCTTGGACGCCACAATCAAGCTTCGGGGGCTCACAGGGATTGTTGTAACATtagagtaaacagtaaacacaaaCTGCCCATCAGTTGTACATCcttaaaagacagagagaagtaCACACAGAAGACTATACAAGAACTACCAGTTGCAGTGAATGTTGATCAATGCACAGCAACTTACGATCCATTGCATAGTAACATGAACCAGTCTCGTCCATGCAGCATCCTTTGCTCGTGCACTCAGCAGCTGTAGTTTCAGACGGACCACAGGGAAACCTTTGGCTAGTAGGAATGTCACAGCCTACAACATATAGTCATGACAAATTTCTTCTCATTTGCATACTCAATTTACAATCATTTGGAACAAAGCACACTGTACATGTAcaaatatagttaaaaaaaaacaaaacaagagagAAGTCATCTACTGCAAAAAACAACTTTGACATTTGGATGCTTCAAGTTAATATCCTCTGCAGTAACTGGGTACATTCCAGAATATCTGCTATGCTTGAGTTTATCGTTGCTAACCCATTAATAACAAATCAGGTTAAAGACTAGAGCAAAGAAGCTCGAGTTGCCCAATCATCAATGTGGTCATACTTGCTCACCTGCTCTTGTGTATTTGTGAGGCAGCTTTCGGTTGGGCGTCATGGCTGGCATTGGATCCGGTGCACAGTCATCATCATTTGAACGAGGAACCCGGAGTTTTTTCAATGCCGCGTCAGAGTTGGCATCACATGCCACAATGGCAAACTCAGCATATCCCATTTTATTACGATACACCATTTGCAGAGTATATCTGCCATCCTAGTGACATTAACCCTatagaaatattacaaaaagaaaacagattcTGCACAACAAAACAAAGGGATTGCTAGCACCCACCTCAACAGTGACATGGCATCCAGAGAAGCTGACCCAAAGAACATGAAGCTCTCGTTCCTTTGTCAAAGAGTAGTCACATTCTTTTGCTGACCCCAGAGCTTGGTCTGGAATGGATGATCTTGACAAAGCTTAAAAGGCACAAGATGAAAAACCCAGCAACAgcagatgaaaataaaaaccaccACCAATAGCAGATGAAGATAAACAGCACCAACTAGTATACATACCCCAAACTTTCACAGCAGAAATAGGACATAAGGGGAAAACTACTTTGACAGAATCTTTACCACAAAAGACTGAATAGTTCTGTCTGAAACTAGCCTTCTGAGGTTCTGCAAACTGCACATATACATCTTCATTAAAGTCCTCATTATTTTGGTACATAGAATCAAATGAATGAGTCATAAAACTGTCATCTTTAAATGTTTGTACCATAATCAACTCAATGCAACACAGCAACCAAATTATGATTGTTTGCACTGCCATATTCACACTTCTCCCAGGACCAAGCAGAAATGAATGACCTGCCTCCCTCACTTATATTGAAGGAAGGCACTCAAGACACACATGTGATTTGGTACACCTGTCACAAATTGGATCCAATCCCTACAGTATCTCACGAGGGTTAAGCTTCTTCTCAACTGATTCACAGTTCCTGTCCTGCAGtcaataacagattttggtgaaaTTGAAGATTTCACCAGAATGAAGGCAAAAAAGTGAGTGAATTTAGTAGAAATGGTACTGTTGTTGCTATTTGTGTGGCTTATTTCTAAGCTTTAAGATATGTTACAGAACGTAGGATTGTCCAGCTGAATGACTATGCttaaagggggaaaaaggtCTAAACACCATATTTGtgaactgaagaaaagacaggaggcacaGCTGGAGGTAGCAGGGATGGAGATGTCAAGGTTCTCTTTGGAAGTGacgaggatggataggatcaaaaaTGAATCCATcagatgttagatgttttggagataaagtcagagaggccagattgaggtggtttggacatgtttagaggagagattgggaatatatcagtagatggatgctaaggttggaactgccaggcaggaggtctagagaaagatcaaagaggagatttatggatgcagtgaaagaggacatgaagttagttggtgtaagagaagaggatacagaggatagggttagatggagagAGATGATTAGCTTGGTCGACCAGAGAAAGCGAACAGCTGAAAGCCGAAGAAGAAGATCACACcatattttttaatctgttgtATGTTATTTTTAGACAGTGAGTTTCTCATATTTTGTTGACATGTATGTAATGGAACAGATTGTGCTGTTACCCCAACAGTAAGTGATGTTTAGCTGTagagtgtatttgtgtatttatgatCTTGGGGCCTCAGTGGATCAGTGGTTAGAATGGTTGTGTAGCACCTCACAGATCTGTGCACATGTTCAAGACATGCACTGTAGGCTGACTGATGTTTCCAAATAggttaaatgtgtgtgtctgtgccctgATAGAAGTTGGCACCCCAACCAGGGTGTCCTTTGCCTTGTttcttgggataggcttcatGATCCTACCCCCTTGCCTGTTTTGTGCATCTTTAACTAGTACCGTCTTTGGCTTTAGTAGCTGATAAGACTAATAATATTAAGACACTTTGTCAATTGTTAAAGTGATTTAACAATCCTTTGGTTTAGTATTTCTGCTAATAAAATAATTCTCCtaaaatctgtctttagtaTCCTTGTATTAGTTGATACACACGTTCTGTTTAATTCTGGCCCAATTGTAACGAGATGCCAATTGTAACatctatttcttcttctttgtctttcagctgtttcctttcaggggtcgtcacagcaaatcatctgcctccatctaaccctatcctctgcattctcttctcacaccaactaacttcatgtcctctctcactgcatccataaatctcctctttggtcttcctctagatctcctgcctggcagttccaacctcagcatccttctaccgatatattcacaatctctcctctgaacatgtccaaaccacctcaatctggcctctctgactttatctccaaaacatctaacatgggttgtctctctgatgaactcattcttgatcctatccatccttatCAATCCCAagaagaacctcaacatcttcagctctgctacctctgcCTCCTGCCTTTTCTTCACTGCTACTGTCtttaagccgtagagcatcgctggtctcgccactgtcctgtacacctttcctttcattctcgctggtCATCCATAGATCCATATATTAGTACCACTTGTAAAAAAGGCAAGCTGGCAGGCAGtttgtatttgcatttgaaatgttttatagaggaaagttttttttttttaagcacagtTGTTAGCGATTGCAGGGTCCTGCACATTTAAGTGTTTTCTTTGCTCTCAGCAACCTTAATTTTATTAGACAATTAACAGACCTTTTGTTTGCTTTCCTAACAGCAAATTGTCTCTTATTCTATCAAAGAAGCAAGGGGCAACATTTTGCACAGTTATTGTATCTCTGCACAGCTTCCACTCAAATgtgaaatacatatttttttgttttgttttaagacAGTATATGTTCTGTAATCATTCTTCCAAAAGAGCAGTTCAATCTACTGATAAATTATTGCTAATTGTCTTACATTGATGACGGACAACTGCTTTTCTAAGTAGCTGGCCTTAGACTATGTAACATGCTGACTTAaagtaaaattcaaattaattaaCTGGGAAAGTTAAGTTTTGACTTGGGACCAGTGTTTGTGTCTTGTCATATGACTAAAGTAGACTTGGATTTAAAGTGTACTTCATATCGACTACTATCTacttaatcattttattaagGGTTTTATAGTGTAtagtttaaatgttaatgtttcatGTTACCCTGTCTAATTCTGTAATTATGTGCATTTTAAATCTCACTTATTAGCTGTACAGCATGATCAGTTTTAGCTGTATTTAACGTGATCTAGAAACTAACTGCATGGAATTGAATTTTTTGTTGAAATGGATGTGTTAGAGCAGAAAATAAAATTCTGTTGATTTTTGACATGGAAATAAATGCACTCAGCCTAAGCAACAAATTGTTAACTGTTGTGCAAATATTAATTTACAGCTAATTTATATGATAAACCTAAACTGGAAAAATTGACACTTTGGGGTGCGGGGGCAGGTAACAagaaactgttgtttttttgtaagagAACGTGCCAGGTCTGAAACAGGACTGATGTATGCCTACTGTCAAGAATGGGGTTATGATGTTTGCAGAATTAAAAGAAAGGCACCGCCTGCATGTGAAATAAGTGGGGAAAAAGGACCCCAGTGTCTTTGCAAATTATATTCCTGCCCATATTGATGAGAATTTTGTGATAAATTTGCATTATAAAAGCCAGACCAGGAGGAACagtaatattttgtgtttgattccaaAAGTTTTCCCTCCGCAGTAcgtgattttatatttttccctaCACTTAACCAAATTTAGCCTGGTCATTCTCCTCTGGCCTTAATATAGTGCGGATTTCTCTCATTACCTTTTTACTCAGAACAGGGCCAATCTTAGCCACATACACCTGGCTAAAGAAGGCAGTAAACTCGTGTGCTGTATTCACGAGGACATATACAAATGATTCATTAAATTTCGCTATAGGCTTCACTCGCTCGACGATCCCATCCATCTCTCTCCAGTGGGTCTGTTTTAATCCATCTGTCAAGTAGGAGGTGCCTGATACAACTTTAGCACATTTGTATAATAACTATGTGACATAAGTCAATAACTCCAGCAGCTTTTGGTGATAAGTCAGTTTTATTACAGATCAATACATAAAGTTGTACTAGTGTTATATAACCACAATTTATTTTGCACAAAACACATATGTAGTTATTATCCAccttttcattaataaaaagacaaatatgatgtgcattttAAACTAGCATTAGTTTGTAGGTACTAAAATGCAACTCCATGGCTTTTTTGGACTAGCTTAAGTAAACTTTGATTGCAAAAGAACTTTTGTTTGCCAAAGAATTTCTTTGGCAAAAATCAGTGGAGTTTCAGGTCTTGTATGACTTCAGAGACCTGGGCAgcaagttttttaaaaagatttttcagTTCTGCTTCGAACAGGATCAGAATGCTATCAAAGTGATAACTCAATCATAcctcttctataccactttatcctgtatttagggtcactggGACCTAGGCggggtgcaccctggacaggatgtcAATCTATCATAGATCTACCATtcactatggacaatttaggAACggtaattagcctaacctgcaatCTTTGGAttgtcggaggaaacccaccaagcacggggagaacatcatacacacagagactggaatcgagcctggccaggaatcgaaccaggaccctggaggtgcaaggcgacagtgctaaccactacaccaccgtgccgccaagTGGTTActcaagagaggaaaaaaaactacatcAGTTAAGAATAGAAATTACTCTAAGTGGTACACAAGAGCTGTAATAGAAGTCTTTCCAAAGTTAATAGAATGTGGAAATTGCCGTTCTTGTGCTTTGGGAACAAGTCAGCAGTAAATTACACCCATGAAGCAATCTTCATAAACCACAT harbors:
- the LOC128518592 gene encoding zona pellucida sperm-binding protein 4-like isoform X2, encoding MAVQTIIIWLLCCIELIMFAEPQKASFRQNYSVFCGKDSVKVVFPLCPISAVKVWALSRSSIPDQALGSAKECDYSLTKERELHVLWVSFSGCHVTVEDGRYTLQMVYRNKMGYAEFAIVACDANSDAALKKLRVPRSNDDDCAPDPMPAMTPNRKLPHKYTRAGCDIPTSQRFPCGPSETTAAECTSKGCCMDETGSCYYAMDRCTTDGQFVFTVYSNVTTIPVSPRSLIVASKEPCKPILATDEFATFKFSVTECGTKTYNIGDTTIYMAEVRTAIRALNLKYGIITRDHPVRLMVECRYSKISSTMMRATAGYMVMSPSMPPSVQSGGLYGVQLRIADDDTFSSFLANGHLPLKVLLGKPLYLEVRLNSPKPEATLIVNYCVAYTRSATNALVLLYEGCPNPGLASVQSSFLHVLDMPQSSHQRRFRVAAFQFMNVTTQKYINEEIYFMCSTEVCMPSETPCRKTCFDEVI
- the LOC128518592 gene encoding zona pellucida sperm-binding protein 4-like isoform X1 is translated as MAVQTIIIWLLCCIELIMVQTFKDDSFMTHSFDSMYQNNEDFNEDVYVQFAEPQKASFRQNYSVFCGKDSVKVVFPLCPISAVKVWALSRSSIPDQALGSAKECDYSLTKERELHVLWVSFSGCHVTVEDGRYTLQMVYRNKMGYAEFAIVACDANSDAALKKLRVPRSNDDDCAPDPMPAMTPNRKLPHKYTRAGCDIPTSQRFPCGPSETTAAECTSKGCCMDETGSCYYAMDRCTTDGQFVFTVYSNVTTIPVSPRSLIVASKEPCKPILATDEFATFKFSVTECGTKTYNIGDTTIYMAEVRTAIRALNLKYGIITRDHPVRLMVECRYSKISSTMMRATAGYMVMSPSMPPSVQSGGLYGVQLRIADDDTFSSFLANGHLPLKVLLGKPLYLEVRLNSPKPEATLIVNYCVAYTRSATNALVLLYEGCPNPGLASVQSSFLHVLDMPQSSHQRRFRVAAFQFMNVTTQKYINEEIYFMCSTEVCMPSETPCRKTCFDEVI